Proteins encoded by one window of Bubalus bubalis isolate 160015118507 breed Murrah chromosome 4, NDDB_SH_1, whole genome shotgun sequence:
- the HNRNPH3 gene encoding heterogeneous nuclear ribonucleoprotein H3 isoform X1 — MDWVMKHNGPNDASDGTVRLRGLPFGCSKEEIVQFFQGLEIVPNGITLTMDYQGRSTGEAFVQFASKEIAENALGKHKERIGHRYIEIFRSSRSEIKGFYDPPRRLLGQRPGPYDRPIGGRGGYYGAGRGSMYDRMRRGGDGYDGGYGGFDDYGGYNNYGYGNDGFDDRMRDGRGMGGHGYGGAGDASSGFHGGHFVHMRGLPFRATENDIANFFSPLNPIRVHIDIGADGRATGEADVEFVTHEDAVAAMSKDKNNMQHRYIELFLNSTPGGGSGMGGSGMGGYGRDGMDNQGGYGSVGRMGMGNNYSGGYGTPDGLGGYGRGGGGSGGYYGQGGMSGGGWRGMY, encoded by the exons ATGGATTGGGTTATGAAACATAATGGTCCAAATGACGCTAGTGATGGGACAGTACGACTTCGTGGACTGCCATTTGGTTGCAGCAAAGAGGAAATAGTTCAGTTCTTTCAAG GGTTGGAAATCGTGCCAAATGGGATAACATTGACGATGGACTACCAGGGGAGAAGCACAGGGGAGGCCTTCGTGCAGTTTGCTTCAAAGGAGATAGCAGAAAATGCTCTGGGGAAACACAAGGAAAGAATAGGGCACAG GTATATTGAGATCTTCAGAAGTAGCAGGAGTGAAATCAAAGGATTTTATGATCCACCAAGAAGATTGCTGGGCCAGCGACCAGGACCATATGATAGACCAATAGGAGGAAGAGGGGGTTATTATGGAGCTGGGCGTGGAAGTATGTATGACAGAATGCGACGAGGAGGTGATGGATATGATGGTG GTTATGGAGGTTTTGATGACTATGGTGGCTATAATAATTATGGCTATGGAAATGATGGCTTCGATGACAGAATGAGAGATGGAAGAG gtaTGGGAGGACATGGTtatggtggagctggtgatgcaAGTTCGGGTTTTCATGGTGGTCATTTTGTACATATGAGAGGACTGCCTTTTCGTGCAACTGAAAATGATATTGCTAAC ttcttctcaccACTAAATCCAATCCGAGTGCATATTGATATTGGAGCTGATGGCAGAGCAACGGGAGAAGCAGATGTAGAGTTTGTGACACATGAAGATGCAGTAGCTGCCATgtctaaagataaaaataacatgC AACATCGATACATTGAACTTTTCTTAAATTCAACTCCTGGAGGTGGCTCTGGAATGGGAGGTTCTGGAATGGGAGGCTACGGCAGAGATGGAATGG ataatcagGGAGGCTATGGATCTGTTGGAAGAATGGGAATGGGGAACAATTACAGTGGAGGATATGGTACTCCTGATGGCTTGGGTGGTTATG GCCGTGGTGGTGGAGGCAGTGGCGGTTATTATGGGCAAGGTGGCATGAGTGGAGGTGGATGGCGTGGGATGTACTAA
- the HNRNPH3 gene encoding heterogeneous nuclear ribonucleoprotein H3 isoform X2 encodes MDWVMKHNGPNDASDGTVRLRGLPFGCSKEEIVQFFQGLEIVPNGITLTMDYQGRSTGEAFVQFASKEIAENALGKHKERIGHRYIEIFRSSRSEIKGFYDPPRRLLGQRPGPYDRPIGGRGGYYGAGRGSYGGFDDYGGYNNYGYGNDGFDDRMRDGRGMGGHGYGGAGDASSGFHGGHFVHMRGLPFRATENDIANFFSPLNPIRVHIDIGADGRATGEADVEFVTHEDAVAAMSKDKNNMQHRYIELFLNSTPGGGSGMGGSGMGGYGRDGMDNQGGYGSVGRMGMGNNYSGGYGTPDGLGGYGRGGGGSGGYYGQGGMSGGGWRGMY; translated from the exons ATGGATTGGGTTATGAAACATAATGGTCCAAATGACGCTAGTGATGGGACAGTACGACTTCGTGGACTGCCATTTGGTTGCAGCAAAGAGGAAATAGTTCAGTTCTTTCAAG GGTTGGAAATCGTGCCAAATGGGATAACATTGACGATGGACTACCAGGGGAGAAGCACAGGGGAGGCCTTCGTGCAGTTTGCTTCAAAGGAGATAGCAGAAAATGCTCTGGGGAAACACAAGGAAAGAATAGGGCACAG GTATATTGAGATCTTCAGAAGTAGCAGGAGTGAAATCAAAGGATTTTATGATCCACCAAGAAGATTGCTGGGCCAGCGACCAGGACCATATGATAGACCAATAGGAGGAAGAGGGGGTTATTATGGAGCTGGGCGTGGAA GTTATGGAGGTTTTGATGACTATGGTGGCTATAATAATTATGGCTATGGAAATGATGGCTTCGATGACAGAATGAGAGATGGAAGAG gtaTGGGAGGACATGGTtatggtggagctggtgatgcaAGTTCGGGTTTTCATGGTGGTCATTTTGTACATATGAGAGGACTGCCTTTTCGTGCAACTGAAAATGATATTGCTAAC ttcttctcaccACTAAATCCAATCCGAGTGCATATTGATATTGGAGCTGATGGCAGAGCAACGGGAGAAGCAGATGTAGAGTTTGTGACACATGAAGATGCAGTAGCTGCCATgtctaaagataaaaataacatgC AACATCGATACATTGAACTTTTCTTAAATTCAACTCCTGGAGGTGGCTCTGGAATGGGAGGTTCTGGAATGGGAGGCTACGGCAGAGATGGAATGG ataatcagGGAGGCTATGGATCTGTTGGAAGAATGGGAATGGGGAACAATTACAGTGGAGGATATGGTACTCCTGATGGCTTGGGTGGTTATG GCCGTGGTGGTGGAGGCAGTGGCGGTTATTATGGGCAAGGTGGCATGAGTGGAGGTGGATGGCGTGGGATGTACTAA
- the HNRNPH3 gene encoding heterogeneous nuclear ribonucleoprotein H3 isoform X3 encodes MYDRMRRGGDGYDGGYGGFDDYGGYNNYGYGNDGFDDRMRDGRGMGGHGYGGAGDASSGFHGGHFVHMRGLPFRATENDIANFFSPLNPIRVHIDIGADGRATGEADVEFVTHEDAVAAMSKDKNNMQHRYIELFLNSTPGGGSGMGGSGMGGYGRDGMDNQGGYGSVGRMGMGNNYSGGYGTPDGLGGYGRGGGGSGGYYGQGGMSGGGWRGMY; translated from the exons ATGTATGACAGAATGCGACGAGGAGGTGATGGATATGATGGTG GTTATGGAGGTTTTGATGACTATGGTGGCTATAATAATTATGGCTATGGAAATGATGGCTTCGATGACAGAATGAGAGATGGAAGAG gtaTGGGAGGACATGGTtatggtggagctggtgatgcaAGTTCGGGTTTTCATGGTGGTCATTTTGTACATATGAGAGGACTGCCTTTTCGTGCAACTGAAAATGATATTGCTAAC ttcttctcaccACTAAATCCAATCCGAGTGCATATTGATATTGGAGCTGATGGCAGAGCAACGGGAGAAGCAGATGTAGAGTTTGTGACACATGAAGATGCAGTAGCTGCCATgtctaaagataaaaataacatgC AACATCGATACATTGAACTTTTCTTAAATTCAACTCCTGGAGGTGGCTCTGGAATGGGAGGTTCTGGAATGGGAGGCTACGGCAGAGATGGAATGG ataatcagGGAGGCTATGGATCTGTTGGAAGAATGGGAATGGGGAACAATTACAGTGGAGGATATGGTACTCCTGATGGCTTGGGTGGTTATG GCCGTGGTGGTGGAGGCAGTGGCGGTTATTATGGGCAAGGTGGCATGAGTGGAGGTGGATGGCGTGGGATGTACTAA